A stretch of the Actinomyces qiguomingii genome encodes the following:
- a CDS encoding ATP-binding cassette domain-containing protein — protein sequence MSERQNVILDRMGFAYGGAGERVIYRGVTCRLAAGRLHAVMGPSGSGKTTLFRLITGELEPDTGTIELTGTGGARRVSQVYQDYRLVPYLTAVENLKLAQEFASAGGGVGTFPDAAALLDKLGLAGQANAAVGSLSGGEQQRVAIARALATAPQVLLADEPTGAVDEQATREIAQRFADLAHDDGLLVLVATHDPVVAGYADVVLRIHDHDLVAEPPSADAMTGGAQR from the coding sequence ATGTCTGAGCGTCAAAATGTCATTCTCGATCGCATGGGCTTCGCCTACGGCGGTGCGGGTGAGCGCGTCATCTACCGGGGCGTCACCTGCAGGCTCGCGGCCGGGCGGCTGCATGCGGTGATGGGCCCTTCGGGTTCGGGCAAGACCACCCTGTTCCGCCTGATCACCGGCGAGCTCGAACCGGATACCGGCACGATCGAACTCACGGGCACCGGCGGTGCCCGGCGCGTGTCCCAGGTCTACCAGGACTACCGGCTGGTCCCGTATCTGACCGCGGTCGAGAACCTGAAACTGGCCCAGGAGTTCGCCTCCGCGGGTGGCGGCGTCGGTACCTTCCCTGATGCCGCTGCGCTGCTGGACAAGCTCGGGCTCGCCGGGCAGGCCAACGCCGCAGTGGGCAGCCTCTCGGGCGGCGAGCAGCAGCGAGTGGCCATCGCCCGCGCACTGGCCACCGCTCCGCAGGTGCTGCTCGCCGACGAGCCGACCGGCGCGGTCGACGAGCAGGCCACCCGGGAGATCGCCCAGCGCTTCGCCGACCTGGCCCACGACGACGGCCTGCTGGTGCTCGTGGCCACGCACGACCCGGTGGTGGCCGGATACGCCGACGTGGTGCTGCGCATCCACGACCACGATCTCGTGGCTGAGCCTCCCTCGGCGGACGCCATGACGGGAGGGGCCCAGCGGTGA